From Etheostoma spectabile isolate EspeVRDwgs_2016 chromosome 8, UIUC_Espe_1.0, whole genome shotgun sequence, a single genomic window includes:
- the LOC116693430 gene encoding olfactomedin-4-like has translation MLLLLLLLSSGDGQAERVPGVKKDGSCVCEVNSTLWAFPAVSYEAVMLQVQSCEGSLSRLQEQVDLSNQRLPEIQAMILNVTERLKPHQYLNNQGLYTHLDLHRLGQELSQLDRDIGVIRSQSNTPQSQKLSKEAVKLRKDVERMQMSDTINMKTVREKLRYLKNRAESCKSIPKDFRGRDRYCLKGLISNISAPVMTKVSPYSKSYISGSWGKQAQMGSEGQKNSYWVQALLNNHIWGNTLRVYQTYEDFMASANHRDFTFAPSFTHADTIEGPSAVLYGEALYYHCYRSADVCRYDLNSNSVKRVTLPGTGVGFNNKFPYCYYDCRPNSDVDVEADETGLWALYATVGNHGNLVVSRLAWDSEAMTLNVSQTWETRLFKKAASNAFMVCGVLYATRYVDDYREEVFYAFDTATGKEDNTLALPLEKVAKGVASVSYNPITRQIYMYNDGYLLAYQAYF, from the exons GGTGACGGCCAGGCTGAGCGGGTGCCGGGCGTGAAGAAAGACGGATCATGTGTTTGCGAGGTGAACTCCACCCTGTGGGCGTTCCCGGCTGTGAGCTACGAGGCGGTGATGCTGCAGGTCCAGTCCTGTGAGGGGTCTCTGAGCCGCCTGCAGGAACAG GTGGACTTGTCCAACCAGCGTCTCCCTGAGATCCAGGCTATGATTCTTAATGTGACGGAGCGGCTGAAGCCTCACCAGTACCTGAACAACCAGGGCCTGTACACCCACTTGGATCTGCACCGGCTGGGCCAGGAGCTCAGCCAGCTGGACAGAGACATCGGTGTTATCCGCAGCCAGTCTAACACCCCCCAGTCCCAGAAACTCTCCAAAGAG gCGGTTAAACTGCGTAAAGATGTAGAGCGGATGCAAATGTCGGACACAATTAACATGAAGACTGTCAGAGAGAAACTACGCTACCTGAAGAACCGCGCTGAGTCCTGCAAGTCCATCCCCAAAGACTTCagag gcCGGGACAGGTACTGCCTGAAGGGCCTAATCTCCAACATCAGTGCTCCAGTCATGACCAAGGTCAGTCCCTATAGTAAGAGCTACATCTCTGGTTCGTGGGGCAAACAGGCCCAGATGGGCAGCGAGGGGCAGAAGAACAGCTACTGGGTCCAGGCTCTGCTCAACAACCACATCTGGGGCAACACGCTGCGCGTCTACCAAACCTACGAAGACTTCATGGCCTCCGCCAACCACAGGGACTTCACCTTCGCTCCATCCTTCACTCACGCCGACACCATTGAGGGTCCCAGTGCTGTTCTGTACGGCGAGGCGCTGTACTACCACTGCTACCGCTCTGCAGACGTCTGCCGCTACGACCTCAACAGCAACAGCGTCAAGCGGGTGACGCTTCCAGGCACCGGCGTCGGTTTCAACAACAAGTTCCCGTATTGCTACTACGACTGCCGCCCCAATAGTGACGTAGACGTGGAGGCAGATGAGACGGGACTATGGGCCCTGTACGCCACTGTCGGTAACCACGGTAATCTGGTGGTGAGCCGGCTAGCTTGGGACAGCGAGGCGATGACACTCAATGTCTCACAGACGTGGGAGACAAGGCTGTTCAAGAAGGCGGCGAGCAACGCTTTCATGGTGTGCGGCGTGCTGTATGCCACCCGGTATGTGGACGACTACCGCGAGGAGGTGTTCTACGCCTTTGACACGGCAACAGGCAAAGAGGACAACACACTAGCGCTCCCACTGGAGAAGGTAGCTAAAGGAGTGGCCAGCGTGAGCTATAACCCCATCACCAGGCAAATCTACATGTACAACGATGGATATCTGCTGGCTTACCAGGCCTACTTCTGA